In Aquamicrobium sp., the genomic stretch TGATGGCGGCCTGGATCACCGTCAGGCGAATGTCCATCTGCGGCAGCGCGCTGTAGAGGAACACCAGCTGCACCAGCAGCGGCGTCGCCCGGAAGAACGCGACATAGCCCTGATAGAACCACTGGGCGGGCAGGCGTTCGATCCTGCCGATCAGGGCGACGATGGTGCCGACGATGATCGCCAGGACGAGCGTGACCATCGTCAGCCAGATCGTCGTCCAGACGCCCTGCAATATGCCGGGGTTAATCAGCGTGTTGAAGAAGACGGACCAGTCCCAGACCTGCATCTGTTCTCCCCTCAGGGGGTGGGCGGCAGGGCGCCGATGCCGGCGGCATCGAGCACCTGCTTCAGGGCGGCGCGCGCCCGCTCGTCCGCGGGCAGCAGCGGCTCGCGCGGCGCGCCGACGGGCATGCCGCGCAGCTCGGCGCCGGCCTTGGTCATGGCGACGTAGCCGTTGAGAAGCAGGAAGTTGAGGACCGGCCACAGCCGCTTCCACACATCCTGCGCCTCGACGAGGTTCTTCCTGACGGCGATGGCATCGTAGAGCTCGATGCAGATCTCGGGGATGAAAGTCGAAGCCCCCAAGATGGAGCCGGGCGCACCGCTGGCGATCGTCGCCATCATCGCCGGATCGGACCCGGCAATGATCTTCGGCGCATCCGGATTGAGCATCAGCCGCATGGTGGCGGTGTAGTTCGCGGCGCTGTCCTTGATGTGCGAGATGTAGCCCGACCGGGTCAGGCTGACGAGCTCGTCCTCCGTCAGGTCGAGCCCGGTCACGCGCGGCGTGTGGTAGTAGACGACCGGCCCGCCGGCGATCTCGGCGCACTGCCCGAGGAAGCGTTGCAGATCGGCCCAGCGCAGCCGGTCGTAATAGGGCGCGACCGCCATCAGGCGGTCGGCGCCGGCCGCCACGGCGTGCCGCGCGAGGTCGAACGCCTCGCGCGACCCCGGCGCCCCGATCTGGGCGATGACGGGTATCTTGCCCTTCGCCTCGGCCACCGCCACCTCGCAGAGGCGCTTGCGCTCCGCCGCGGTCAGCGTGGAGTGCTCGCCCGTCGTGCCGGCGACGACGATGCCATGGATGCCGAGCGCGACCTGGGACCGGACGAGCGCGGCGAACTTCGCCTCATCGATCTCCGTCCCGTCGGCATTCATGGGTGTGAAAAGCGCGCTGATGATACCTGCGAGTTCGGTCTGCATGCTATGCTCTCGATGAAATGGCAGTGCGCGGCGCGCACTGCACACGGGTTTCAGGCAAGGATCGGCATTTCGGCCGGACTAGCGGTCGAAGGAGTCGACGGCGGCGGTTTCGATGCCCCACTCCTTGAGCACGGCGTCGTAGGTGCCGTTCTCCTTCATGCGCACGAGCCCGTCGCGAACGGCCTTCGCCAGCGCCTCGTCGTCCTTCTTGACGACGATGCCCAGCGTGACCGGATTGATGTTGGCGGCGGCCTTTTCAAGGCTCGGATTCTTCAGCAGGTAGTAGGAGACGAGCTGGTCGGAGGCGACGAAGGCCTCGACATTGCCGTTCTCCAGCGCCCGCACCGCGATCGGCTGCGTGTCGAACGACTGGATGTTCACCTGCGGCTTGCTCTCGGCGACGCACTTCTCGCTCTGCTCGGCGACGACCTTGAGCTGGGCCGAGCCCTGCAACACGCTGACGCTCTTTCCGCACAGATCGTCGAGCCCGGCGATGCCGGAATCCGCCTTCGCCAGAATCGCCTGGCTGCTGCGGACATAAGGCACCATCGTCACCACCTTCTCGCGCTCCTCGGTGATGTAGACACCGGCGCAGACCATGTTGAAGCGATCCGCCTGCAGGGCCGGGATGAGGCCCTTGAAGTCGAGATTCACGTACTCGACATCCGTTGCTCCCATCTCCTTCGCCAGCGCGCCGCACATCGAGACGTCGATGCCGGTGGGCTGCTGGTTGTCGTCGAAGAACCCCCACGGGGTCTGGCTGAAGGAGCTGCCGATGATCAGCTTCTCCGGCACCTCTTGCGCACAGGCCGCGGATGCGGAAGCCACGACAATCACCGATGCCATCA encodes the following:
- a CDS encoding ABC transporter substrate-binding protein — encoded protein: MASASAACAQEVPEKLIIGSSFSQTPWGFFDDNQQPTGIDVSMCGALAKEMGATDVEYVNLDFKGLIPALQADRFNMVCAGVYITEEREKVVTMVPYVRSSQAILAKADSGIAGLDDLCGKSVSVLQGSAQLKVVAEQSEKCVAESKPQVNIQSFDTQPIAVRALENGNVEAFVASDQLVSYYLLKNPSLEKAAANINPVTLGIVVKKDDEALAKAVRDGLVRMKENGTYDAVLKEWGIETAAVDSFDR
- a CDS encoding dihydrodipicolinate synthase family protein, whose amino-acid sequence is MQTELAGIISALFTPMNADGTEIDEAKFAALVRSQVALGIHGIVVAGTTGEHSTLTAAERKRLCEVAVAEAKGKIPVIAQIGAPGSREAFDLARHAVAAGADRLMAVAPYYDRLRWADLQRFLGQCAEIAGGPVVYYHTPRVTGLDLTEDELVSLTRSGYISHIKDSAANYTATMRLMLNPDAPKIIAGSDPAMMATIASGAPGSILGASTFIPEICIELYDAIAVRKNLVEAQDVWKRLWPVLNFLLLNGYVAMTKAGAELRGMPVGAPREPLLPADERARAALKQVLDAAGIGALPPTP